A single Streptomyces mirabilis DNA region contains:
- a CDS encoding DEAD/DEAH box helicase: protein MGKRERSLLAEGVGLHEAARGVLADHARALEAVRAALAPIHAELVGKELESIPVSRLKDVTEGRLRLGALETAGFASVRAVYEVGRYELRQLPGVGAQTADRALAAARQLARAVEETVSVRMDVDRPEPRTTALVIALRTLVEAGPELRRAVDAATRLDERLGALLPAARPAGGRLGMVLAGRERRQSALDAIAELRELTGDAGARDVRLLLAQASTDLLRTPASEIEAWVDFELRSAEYYSQLAEVCEHRSDVAAAEGFLPSEVAERVHAQALDDTRRRVSLRGYQDFGARFALAQRRVVLGDEMGLGKTVQAIAVLAHLAADGHSHFLVVCPASVLINWTREIGARSTLRALPVHGAELLDAYEEWRERGGVAITTYDMLHRLPAPEGEGTKPGMVVVDEAHYVKNPDTRRSRAVAAWTGQCERVLFLTGTPMENRVEEFRTLVRYLQPALLPAIRHTAAAAGPHAFRKSVAPAYLRRNQQDVLTELPALVEVDEWEEFSAADREAYLRAVEDGNFMAMRRAAYVDAEKSAKLGRLRELVAEAAENGLKVVVFSYFRDVLALVRQALGEGVFGPVSGAVPAARRQRLVDDFTASPGHAVLLCQIEAAGIGLNLQAASVVVLCEPQVKPTMEHQAVARAHRMGQVRPVQVHRLLATDSVDQRLLHILKNKSRLFDAYARRSDTAEQSPDAVDISDSALARRIVEEEQIRLAGGVGPGQAGAREP from the coding sequence GTGGGGAAACGTGAGCGGAGTCTGCTCGCCGAGGGCGTCGGACTGCACGAGGCCGCGCGGGGTGTGCTCGCCGATCACGCCCGCGCGCTCGAAGCGGTGCGCGCGGCGCTGGCACCGATCCACGCCGAACTCGTCGGCAAGGAGCTGGAGTCCATCCCCGTCTCCCGGCTGAAGGACGTCACCGAGGGGCGGTTGCGGCTCGGGGCGCTGGAGACGGCCGGGTTCGCGTCGGTGCGGGCGGTGTACGAGGTGGGGCGGTACGAGCTGCGGCAGCTGCCGGGGGTGGGCGCGCAGACCGCCGACCGTGCCCTCGCGGCGGCGCGGCAGCTCGCGCGCGCGGTGGAGGAGACCGTCTCCGTACGGATGGACGTCGACCGGCCCGAGCCCCGTACGACCGCCCTGGTGATCGCGCTGCGCACCCTCGTCGAGGCCGGTCCCGAGCTGCGCCGGGCCGTGGACGCGGCGACGCGGCTCGACGAGCGGCTCGGGGCGCTGCTGCCCGCGGCACGGCCCGCCGGCGGACGGCTGGGGATGGTGCTCGCGGGGCGGGAGCGGCGGCAGAGCGCGCTCGACGCGATCGCCGAACTGCGCGAGCTGACCGGCGACGCGGGCGCCCGTGACGTACGCCTGCTGCTCGCGCAGGCCTCGACCGACCTGCTGCGGACGCCCGCCTCCGAGATCGAGGCGTGGGTCGACTTCGAGTTGCGCTCCGCGGAGTACTACAGCCAGCTCGCCGAGGTCTGCGAGCACCGTTCGGACGTGGCGGCCGCCGAGGGCTTCCTGCCGTCGGAGGTCGCCGAGCGGGTGCACGCCCAGGCGCTGGACGACACCCGGCGCCGGGTCTCGCTGCGCGGCTACCAGGACTTCGGCGCCCGGTTCGCGCTCGCCCAGCGCCGGGTCGTCCTCGGCGACGAGATGGGGCTCGGCAAGACCGTGCAGGCCATCGCCGTACTCGCGCATCTCGCGGCGGACGGACACAGCCACTTCCTGGTCGTCTGCCCGGCGAGCGTACTGATCAACTGGACGCGCGAGATCGGCGCGCGCAGCACGCTGCGGGCCCTGCCGGTGCACGGCGCGGAGCTGCTGGACGCCTACGAGGAGTGGCGGGAGCGCGGGGGCGTCGCGATCACCACGTACGACATGCTGCACCGCCTGCCCGCCCCGGAAGGCGAGGGAACGAAGCCGGGGATGGTGGTCGTCGACGAGGCGCACTACGTGAAGAATCCGGACACCCGCCGCTCCAGGGCGGTCGCGGCCTGGACGGGGCAGTGCGAGCGCGTCCTGTTCCTCACCGGGACGCCCATGGAGAACCGGGTCGAGGAGTTCCGCACCCTCGTCCGCTACCTCCAGCCGGCCCTCCTCCCCGCGATACGGCACACCGCCGCGGCAGCCGGCCCGCACGCCTTCCGCAAGTCCGTCGCCCCCGCCTATCTGCGCCGCAACCAACAGGACGTCCTCACCGAACTGCCCGCGCTGGTGGAGGTCGACGAGTGGGAGGAGTTCAGCGCCGCGGACCGGGAGGCCTACCTCAGGGCCGTCGAGGACGGGAATTTCATGGCGATGCGCCGGGCCGCGTACGTCGACGCGGAGAAGTCCGCGAAACTCGGGCGACTGCGCGAACTGGTGGCCGAGGCTGCGGAGAACGGCCTGAAAGTGGTGGTGTTCTCCTACTTCCGCGATGTGCTGGCACTGGTCCGACAAGCCTTGGGCGAGGGCGTGTTCGGGCCGGTCTCCGGTGCCGTGCCCGCCGCGCGCCGGCAGCGCCTCGTCGACGACTTCACGGCCTCTCCCGGTCACGCGGTCCTCCTCTGCCAGATCGAGGCCGCCGGTATCGGCCTCAACCTTCAGGCCGCGTCCGTGGTCGTCCTGTGCGAACCGCAGGTCAAACCCACGATGGAACACCAGGCCGTGGCCCGCGCCCACCGCATGGGCCAGGTCCGCCCCGTCCAGGTGCACCGCCTCCTCGCCACCGACAGCGTCGACCAGCGCCTGCTGCACATCCTCAAGAACAAGAGCCGCCTCTTCGACGCCTACGCCCGCCGCAGCGACACCGCCGAACAGAGCCCGGACGCGGTCGACATCTCCGACAGCGCCCTCGCCCGCCGCATCGTGGAGGAGGAGCAAATACGACTGGCGGGCGGCGTGGGGCCGGGGCAGGCTGGTGCGCGGGAGCCGTGA
- a CDS encoding pore-forming ESAT-6 family protein — MGQNLDRRSYDTGASTEVQGSLQGIIGQLERVLGDRDRAVQAAMADFTADGVADEYHGKEQRWNRAANEVRDIIRLVRTTLEQNDGTAQSTMAKARAAVDNIG; from the coding sequence ATGGGTCAGAATCTGGACCGTCGCTCGTACGACACCGGCGCCTCCACCGAGGTACAGGGCAGCCTGCAGGGCATCATCGGCCAGCTGGAGCGCGTCCTCGGCGACCGCGACCGCGCGGTGCAGGCCGCGATGGCCGACTTCACGGCCGACGGCGTCGCCGACGAGTACCACGGCAAGGAGCAGCGCTGGAACCGCGCCGCGAACGAGGTCCGCGACATCATCCGGCTTGTGCGCACCACGCTGGAGCAGAACGACGGCACCGCACAGTCGACCATGGCCAAGGCTCGCGCCGCCGTCGACAACATCGGCTGA
- a CDS encoding DUF6507 family protein, which produces MSGWDISSSGVEFVTSLVADAMDDVAKDVKTYGTDVESAATSAGTVSGPYCGAAPTGAIGAALAIFVEKTAGDVLFLGARAAKSVNGAREATAYYVAGDLEMAAQAEHKALGAPKIDLPGRGGTGKDGGAK; this is translated from the coding sequence ATGTCGGGGTGGGACATTTCGTCGTCCGGCGTCGAGTTCGTGACCTCGCTGGTCGCGGACGCGATGGACGACGTGGCCAAGGACGTCAAGACGTACGGGACGGACGTGGAGAGCGCGGCCACCTCGGCCGGCACGGTCAGCGGACCGTACTGCGGGGCCGCGCCAACCGGCGCGATCGGCGCGGCGCTGGCCATCTTCGTCGAGAAGACCGCGGGTGACGTGCTGTTCCTCGGCGCGCGGGCGGCGAAGTCGGTGAACGGGGCGCGGGAGGCGACCGCGTACTACGTGGCCGGAGATCTCGAAATGGCCGCCCAGGCCGAGCACAAGGCGCTCGGCGCACCGAAGATCGATCTGCCGGGTCGGGGCGGCACGGGCAAGGACGGCGGCGCCAAGTGA
- a CDS encoding immunity 49 family protein produces MITRIPRHDYPTDNAAEGLAVLNETVDWVLGELDEPDDIGRGQALSTSLTLAQTRCAIDPYASKFETWEAWVTAMQVGSALFDSATAVEGPVPCRIGSTGQVKNLPATGPTSYTHAGAWITSVYLAMICRENERLDRLMQVPVSFLRASGALFDEYTYDWVEALQSYWHGQAANTWDKLVAAVKGTDPDVAQVADRDTMLMLLYPPLELFQLYNRQETDEFNRSLVQALTWHKQYWTGDEARSLSSDGLVALGPLAIACMAYDNDFPIEVESEYLPKALLQHNWVGEYAT; encoded by the coding sequence GTGATCACGCGCATTCCTCGCCACGACTACCCCACGGACAACGCGGCAGAGGGTCTGGCGGTACTCAACGAGACCGTGGACTGGGTCCTCGGTGAGCTTGACGAACCGGACGACATCGGACGTGGCCAAGCCTTGAGCACCAGTCTGACACTGGCGCAGACGCGCTGTGCGATCGATCCCTACGCATCGAAGTTCGAAACGTGGGAGGCGTGGGTCACGGCCATGCAGGTCGGCTCCGCCTTGTTCGACTCGGCCACGGCAGTCGAAGGCCCCGTACCCTGCCGTATCGGGAGCACCGGACAGGTGAAGAACCTCCCGGCGACCGGCCCGACGTCCTATACGCACGCGGGAGCCTGGATCACCTCGGTCTACCTGGCGATGATCTGCCGTGAAAATGAGCGCCTCGACCGGCTGATGCAAGTACCTGTGTCGTTCCTCCGTGCGTCCGGCGCTCTGTTCGACGAGTACACCTACGACTGGGTGGAGGCTCTGCAGAGTTACTGGCACGGCCAGGCTGCAAACACGTGGGACAAACTGGTCGCTGCGGTCAAAGGCACAGACCCCGACGTGGCCCAGGTCGCCGACAGGGACACCATGCTGATGCTCCTGTATCCACCACTCGAGCTCTTCCAGCTCTACAACCGTCAAGAGACCGATGAGTTCAATAGGTCACTGGTCCAAGCCCTCACCTGGCACAAGCAGTACTGGACCGGCGACGAAGCACGATCCCTGAGCAGCGACGGCCTGGTCGCTCTCGGCCCACTCGCCATCGCCTGCATGGCCTATGACAACGACTTCCCCATCGAGGTCGAGTCCGAGTACCTGCCCAAAGCCCTTCTGCAGCACAACTGGGTGGGCGAGTACGCCACCTGA
- the eccD gene encoding type VII secretion integral membrane protein EccD: MISAGSLSRTTPNRTALSRVTLIGERRRIDLVLPSQEPVGLLLPEVMRLLDDRASARPESRHLVTTEGSALAHDSTLESAGIPDGAVLRLVRLEDAPAAPVVHDVTDEVADELNVRAWRWSPASRRIVSGVATVGWAVLAAALARSEFALPVVGSTLVTVAAVSALAGALFGRSGRRGLATTLLVTGGTVGALGVWTLADAHAWSGAARLAGVAVALVVTLLLLGWFTALGRGGLVGAATVVGCVLCWEVAVAVQSGAGTSVEQAHVGAVLSVVSVVALGVLPRLALMASGLSGLDDRRSSGASVSRYQVSTALTATHRGLALATLVLAASAMAAGLLVLRAPSAWTVLLAVVVTVVLALRARAFPLVTEVVALFGAGAVVAVRLVGVWQEHSGAVGSLALLVTLAVLPLMVLAVQPAEHVRIRLRRFGDVLESVGVIALFPLVIGAFGVYGRLLDTFA; the protein is encoded by the coding sequence GTGATATCTGCGGGGTCCCTGAGCCGTACGACGCCGAACCGGACTGCTTTGAGCCGGGTCACTCTGATCGGCGAGCGGAGGCGGATCGACCTCGTCCTGCCCTCTCAGGAACCAGTCGGGCTGCTCTTGCCCGAAGTGATGCGGCTGCTGGACGATCGGGCATCGGCCCGGCCAGAGTCGCGGCACCTCGTCACCACGGAGGGTTCGGCGCTCGCGCACGACAGCACGCTGGAATCGGCGGGGATTCCGGACGGCGCCGTCCTGCGGCTCGTGCGGCTGGAGGACGCCCCCGCGGCGCCCGTGGTGCACGACGTCACTGATGAGGTCGCCGACGAGCTGAATGTACGTGCATGGCGGTGGAGCCCTGCGTCCCGGCGCATCGTCTCGGGAGTCGCGACGGTCGGCTGGGCCGTCCTGGCCGCGGCCCTGGCCCGCAGCGAGTTCGCGCTGCCGGTGGTAGGCAGCACTCTGGTGACCGTCGCCGCCGTGTCCGCACTCGCGGGGGCTCTCTTCGGGCGGTCCGGGCGACGTGGCCTGGCCACCACGCTCCTGGTCACCGGGGGGACTGTCGGGGCCCTCGGGGTATGGACCCTGGCCGATGCCCATGCCTGGTCCGGCGCGGCGCGGCTGGCCGGCGTCGCGGTCGCACTCGTTGTGACGCTGCTCCTGCTGGGCTGGTTCACGGCACTGGGCCGCGGCGGCCTCGTCGGCGCCGCCACGGTCGTCGGCTGTGTCCTCTGCTGGGAGGTTGCGGTGGCTGTCCAGTCGGGCGCGGGTACGTCAGTGGAGCAGGCTCACGTGGGGGCGGTGCTGAGCGTCGTCTCGGTTGTCGCCCTCGGCGTGCTGCCGCGGCTCGCGCTCATGGCGTCCGGCCTGTCCGGGCTGGACGACCGGCGGTCCAGCGGCGCGTCCGTCAGCCGCTATCAGGTCAGCACCGCCCTGACCGCCACTCATCGTGGCCTGGCGCTCGCCACCCTCGTCCTGGCCGCCTCGGCCATGGCGGCGGGGCTGCTCGTACTGCGGGCGCCTTCGGCATGGACCGTCCTGCTCGCCGTGGTGGTCACGGTCGTTCTGGCACTGCGGGCACGTGCCTTCCCGCTCGTCACCGAGGTCGTGGCACTGTTCGGGGCAGGTGCCGTGGTCGCCGTCCGGCTCGTCGGAGTGTGGCAGGAGCACTCCGGTGCGGTGGGGTCGTTGGCCCTGCTCGTCACGCTGGCCGTGCTGCCGCTGATGGTGCTGGCGGTGCAGCCCGCCGAGCATGTGCGGATCCGGCTGCGGCGCTTCGGCGACGTGCTCGAATCGGTGGGAGTCATCGCCCTCTTCCCCCTCGTCATCGGGGCTTTCGGTGTGTACGGGCGTCTGCTCGACACCTTCGCGTAG